In one Mucilaginibacter sp. PAMB04168 genomic region, the following are encoded:
- a CDS encoding PAS domain S-box protein produces MRLGPGRIAIIYLVTCSVWIALSDQVLFLFQGTLSPSLMYAISSSKGVFFVIATSGFLYHLVKVNNQHLINTENQYRLMYEGSPTPKWIYDLQTLKFVSVNQAAIDKYGYTREQFLSMSILDIRPPDDKQKVLESAKSVSNHLRQTVGWIHQKADGTPIHVNIISQKIKFNNKPHVIITAQDITEKVNYEQELKKLNEDLKEEKRKLSETQQVAKIGGWEFYISEKHLVWSDEMYIITQVEKDAELNLFELYEQQIHPDDRPAMTAQLNKLIKTGEQLDVTHRITWITGETRWVRELARLELKDGLPYKAVGSAQDITELKEMELERNRYLFSLEDTLDNINEGFYALNKDLVFTKVNKRFQLETGIKAEDVIGKDIVTAFPGIEKRITYQQYQKVLAERISVKFEAYWRHFKKWHAVQAYPTEDGIAVYFDDITEKKEKDALLQQAISRYEAVAKATRDVIYDYDILQDKLVFYTDVTKLINCADTDIGQGIKWWRSLIHPDDLHRVVNTQHEVMAAHETNWRGDYRVSCGKGNYKHVYSQGYYLYNEQQQPVRVIGAIKDVDELKRANEENKRLAEIITKVNNMIVVMDTHHNITWVNKAFEDYVGYKLEDIKGRSVSSFLGGEKISVDIITEIKARKERLETFSMDMLHYLPNGNKQWVNIEYTPLFDECGTNTGYIAVHQNITDRKQREEKIYYQNRALQEVSWLSSHEIRRPVASILGLAYLAKDAQSRDEEKQIIDMINRCAEELDGIVHNISNKINEELFGG; encoded by the coding sequence ATGAGATTAGGGCCCGGCCGTATAGCCATTATTTATCTGGTTACCTGCAGTGTTTGGATTGCTTTGAGCGACCAGGTGCTATTTCTGTTTCAAGGCACATTGAGTCCGTCTTTAATGTATGCCATAAGTAGCAGTAAAGGAGTTTTTTTTGTTATTGCAACCAGCGGCTTTTTATACCATTTGGTAAAAGTGAACAACCAGCATCTTATTAATACCGAAAACCAATACCGGTTAATGTACGAGGGCAGCCCAACGCCTAAATGGATTTATGATTTACAAACCTTAAAATTTGTTTCCGTAAATCAGGCTGCAATCGATAAGTATGGCTATACACGAGAGCAATTTTTAAGCATGTCTATTCTGGACATCCGGCCGCCTGATGACAAGCAAAAGGTGCTTGAGTCGGCAAAAAGCGTGTCAAACCATTTAAGGCAAACCGTTGGCTGGATACATCAAAAGGCCGATGGTACACCTATACATGTTAATATAATTTCACAGAAAATAAAGTTTAATAATAAACCGCACGTTATTATAACCGCTCAGGACATAACAGAGAAAGTTAATTATGAGCAGGAACTGAAGAAGCTTAATGAAGATTTAAAAGAAGAAAAAAGAAAGCTTAGCGAAACCCAGCAAGTAGCTAAAATAGGTGGATGGGAATTTTATATTTCCGAGAAACACCTGGTTTGGTCTGACGAGATGTACATCATTACGCAAGTTGAGAAAGATGCCGAACTGAATTTATTTGAGCTTTATGAACAACAGATACATCCTGATGATAGGCCGGCTATGACTGCTCAGTTAAATAAGCTGATTAAGACCGGCGAACAACTGGATGTTACGCACCGCATCACCTGGATAACCGGTGAAACCCGCTGGGTAAGGGAATTGGCCCGTTTGGAGCTTAAAGATGGCCTGCCTTATAAAGCCGTTGGATCGGCCCAGGATATTACTGAATTGAAGGAAATGGAGCTTGAGCGTAACCGGTACTTGTTCAGTTTAGAAGATACACTTGATAACATTAATGAAGGCTTTTATGCCCTGAACAAAGATTTGGTTTTTACAAAGGTAAACAAGCGCTTTCAGCTTGAAACTGGTATAAAAGCTGAGGACGTAATTGGTAAAGATATTGTAACGGCTTTTCCAGGCATCGAAAAAAGGATCACTTATCAGCAGTATCAAAAAGTACTGGCGGAGCGGATATCGGTAAAATTTGAAGCCTATTGGCGGCACTTTAAGAAATGGCATGCCGTGCAGGCGTACCCCACAGAGGATGGTATAGCAGTGTATTTCGACGATATCACTGAAAAGAAAGAGAAGGATGCCTTGTTACAGCAAGCCATTTCCCGTTATGAAGCCGTAGCCAAAGCTACCCGCGATGTAATTTACGACTATGATATTTTGCAGGATAAGCTGGTTTTTTATACCGATGTTACTAAGCTCATCAACTGTGCAGATACAGATATAGGGCAGGGTATAAAATGGTGGCGATCACTCATACATCCAGATGATTTGCATCGTGTAGTAAATACGCAGCACGAAGTGATGGCAGCACATGAAACTAACTGGCGGGGCGATTACCGTGTAAGTTGTGGAAAAGGCAATTATAAACACGTGTACTCTCAAGGCTATTATCTATATAACGAACAGCAACAACCGGTACGAGTAATTGGGGCTATAAAGGATGTTGACGAGTTAAAACGTGCTAACGAAGAGAATAAGCGCCTGGCCGAAATTATTACTAAAGTTAACAACATGATTGTGGTAATGGATACTCACCATAATATTACTTGGGTTAACAAAGCATTTGAGGATTATGTAGGTTACAAGCTGGAAGACATAAAGGGTAGATCGGTAAGTTCATTTTTGGGCGGCGAGAAAATTTCAGTTGATATCATTACAGAGATTAAGGCTCGTAAAGAGCGATTGGAAACCTTTTCAATGGACATGTTGCATTACCTGCCCAATGGCAATAAGCAGTGGGTAAACATAGAGTACACACCTTTATTTGATGAATGTGGGACAAATACAGGGTACATTGCCGTACACCAAAATATAACCGACCGCAAACAACGCGAAGAGAAGATTTATTATCAA